In a single window of the Campylobacter hyointestinalis subsp. lawsonii genome:
- a CDS encoding tyrosine-type recombinase/integrase, which yields MPKISTANLYDKDIRGLLPTNKIYKKAVGNPKELYIKVYPSGLKIFVIQYKNINHFKLKEFRDGIYSVAEARRDAMELIKKFENGFVRSKDKYQLTALFEKYIDKKEKIDQLDKTYLDKVKSRMKTYILPKFGNIDIKDIKFNDLKNILMPLFNPHNPKKSRLETIHRIINTLNSLYENAIKDRYIDYNPCKALHDEFPTSNNFSLRNGIDTRYPAITSETDLKEFLTDLRDDSRMDLQTKRALMLQILCVNRPSNTANMKWEHINLKTEIWSIPPLEMKMRHAHQIALSKQALSILLEQRQYTPIQSDFVFPAVTKTGHISRDSISKAIRNLGSKDKYHSRACAHGFRATFKTICSLHFTELARLGISEKTIENALAHTEPNAVKYAYERRTATLEQNRILMQWYADYLNSIVKFI from the coding sequence ATGCCAAAAATATCAACAGCAAATTTATACGATAAAGACATTAGGGGTTTATTGCCAACCAATAAAATATACAAAAAAGCAGTAGGCAATCCAAAAGAGCTATACATAAAAGTCTATCCAAGTGGCTTGAAGATATTTGTTATACAATACAAAAACATAAATCATTTTAAATTAAAAGAATTTAGAGATGGCATTTACAGCGTTGCAGAGGCTAGAAGAGATGCTATGGAGCTTATCAAGAAATTTGAAAATGGTTTTGTAAGGTCAAAAGATAAGTATCAACTGACCGCGCTCTTTGAAAAATATATCGACAAAAAAGAGAAGATAGATCAGCTGGATAAGACATATTTGGATAAAGTCAAATCTAGAATGAAAACCTATATACTGCCTAAATTTGGAAATATCGATATAAAGGATATTAAATTTAATGATCTAAAAAATATATTAATGCCGCTTTTTAATCCACACAATCCAAAAAAGTCAAGACTGGAAACGATACACCGAATAATCAATACGTTAAATTCACTCTACGAAAATGCCATTAAGGATAGATATATAGACTACAATCCTTGCAAGGCTTTACACGATGAATTCCCAACGTCTAATAACTTTAGCCTTAGAAACGGCATAGATACAAGATATCCAGCAATTACCAGTGAAACTGATTTAAAAGAGTTTTTGACAGATCTAAGAGATGATAGTAGAATGGATCTACAAACCAAAAGAGCTCTAATGCTTCAAATTTTATGCGTAAATCGACCATCAAACACGGCAAATATGAAGTGGGAGCACATAAATTTAAAAACAGAAATTTGGAGCATACCACCGCTTGAGATGAAAATGCGGCACGCCCACCAAATTGCCCTCAGCAAACAAGCCTTATCAATACTACTGGAACAAAGACAATATACGCCGATACAAAGCGATTTTGTATTTCCTGCTGTTACAAAGACAGGGCATATAAGCAGAGATAGTATAAGCAAGGCTATAAGAAATTTAGGATCAAAAGACAAATATCACTCAAGGGCTTGCGCTCACGGATTTAGAGCCACATTTAAGACGATTTGTTCCTTGCATTTTACAGAGCTTGCAAGACTAGGTATAAGCGAAAAGACAATAGAAAACGCACTAGCCCACACAGAACCAAACGCCGTAAAATACGCCTACGAAAGACGAACGGCTACACTAGAGCAAAACAGAATATTAATGCAATGGTATGCAGATTATCTAAATTCTATTGTCAAATTTATATAA